The Pelagibacterium halotolerans B2 genome has a segment encoding these proteins:
- a CDS encoding DUF6644 family protein gives MNLDAFFASIAASPLAVAIQQSGFLFPAFESIHVIGVALVFGTIAIVDLRLVGLVGRNRTFSATMKDILPWTWIGFAVAAVAGSLLFISNASMYWVNGPFRFKMMCLALAGINMVIFELVASRRVSDWDANPQATPWPARICGALSITLWVLVVAFGRWVGFTLNPFGF, from the coding sequence ATGAATCTTGACGCATTCTTTGCGAGCATCGCGGCAAGCCCGCTGGCTGTGGCGATCCAGCAGTCGGGCTTTCTATTCCCCGCCTTTGAATCCATTCATGTTATTGGCGTCGCTCTTGTCTTCGGCACAATAGCCATAGTCGACTTGCGCCTCGTCGGACTGGTCGGCAGGAACAGAACCTTCAGCGCTACAATGAAGGACATACTGCCCTGGACATGGATCGGCTTTGCCGTAGCGGCGGTGGCGGGATCGCTGCTGTTTATTTCCAATGCCTCGATGTACTGGGTCAACGGACCGTTCCGATTCAAGATGATGTGTCTGGCATTGGCCGGGATAAACATGGTGATCTTCGAATTGGTCGCCTCGCGCCGGGTTTCCGATTGGGATGCCAACCCACAGGCCACGCCATGGCCTGCACGGATTTGCGGCGCTCTATCCATCACCCTATGGGTCCTGGTTGTCGCCTTTGGGCGCTGGGTAGGCTTTACCCTCAACCCGTTCGGCTTCTGA
- a CDS encoding cytochrome c: protein MSRTSYFWGVAGACILACTTLSAATAQQAMPPTSTQAVLARQDVMVSLETLLQAVEISAGDEAARSVNLSRTGAISAMLGTVPFLFPQASSPDALGAEADAPVTSADPAIWDNLEAFVSLNASASQVARDAAQAETVAALQNHTTALRAACTACHEQYLTYVSPFSF from the coding sequence ATGAGCAGAACTTCGTATTTTTGGGGCGTTGCGGGCGCATGCATCCTTGCCTGTACAACACTGAGCGCGGCCACCGCCCAGCAGGCCATGCCCCCGACATCGACACAGGCGGTTCTGGCACGTCAGGACGTGATGGTGTCACTGGAAACGCTTTTGCAGGCAGTCGAAATCTCCGCTGGCGACGAGGCTGCGCGATCGGTCAATTTGTCGAGGACAGGCGCAATTTCGGCCATGCTCGGAACTGTGCCGTTTCTCTTTCCGCAAGCGAGCAGCCCTGATGCGTTGGGAGCGGAGGCCGATGCGCCGGTCACCTCGGCTGATCCCGCCATATGGGACAACTTGGAGGCATTCGTCTCTTTGAATGCTTCGGCGTCACAGGTGGCGCGCGATGCAGCGCAAGCTGAAACGGTTGCGGCGCTGCAAAATCATACGACCGCACTCCGTGCGGCCTGCACCGCCTGTCACGAGCAATATCTCACCTATGTCTCGCCCTTTTCGTTCTAG
- a CDS encoding DUF6644 family protein, with the protein MREFAEWLYATPFSIFLQTTDNLLPAIQTVHILMIGIVYTSTLVITLRLFGRAWANDTLANTARRFMPWNWGGLVLLLATGILMIICEPIRELLNYSFWIKMVLVILVVGLATAFQLGVGRPLANGVSADGVARYRAPAVATMVLLTVIIVLGRWIAYSPSF; encoded by the coding sequence ATGAGGGAATTCGCCGAGTGGCTCTATGCCACCCCCTTTTCCATATTCCTCCAGACCACCGACAATCTGCTGCCGGCCATTCAGACCGTGCACATTCTGATGATCGGGATCGTCTATACATCGACCTTGGTCATAACGCTGCGGTTGTTCGGGCGTGCCTGGGCCAACGACACCTTGGCCAACACCGCACGACGCTTCATGCCCTGGAACTGGGGCGGGCTGGTGCTTCTGCTCGCCACCGGCATCCTGATGATCATCTGCGAACCGATCCGTGAGCTTTTGAACTACAGCTTCTGGATCAAGATGGTTCTCGTTATCTTGGTTGTAGGCCTCGCGACGGCCTTTCAACTGGGCGTGGGGCGACCGCTGGCGAACGGCGTTTCTGCCGATGGAGTGGCCCGCTATCGCGCACCCGCAGTGGCAACCATGGTTCTTCTCACTGTGATTATCGTCCTTGGGCGATGGATCGCGTACAGCCCCTCTTTCTAG
- a CDS encoding DUF6152 family protein: MALLSTTRGPGLVLGAAILIAPMPAPAHPSYAMYHMDMQVVIEGEVIAFDYAIPHSWLRISTDGDDGQSREWAIEMEGVPALFQKGIKSDYVATGDRITLRISPMRGDRPGGLWLGSVDAEGVAFGAAEGLEPPLPHSEVLHDPIASSGQSAAIVQATPDQ; the protein is encoded by the coding sequence ATGGCGTTGTTGTCGACCACGCGCGGGCCGGGCCTCGTCTTGGGCGCCGCGATCCTCATTGCGCCGATGCCCGCCCCGGCACACCCGTCATACGCGATGTACCATATGGATATGCAAGTGGTGATCGAAGGAGAGGTGATCGCTTTCGACTATGCCATTCCACACTCGTGGCTGCGAATCTCGACCGATGGCGATGACGGACAGTCGCGGGAATGGGCCATCGAGATGGAGGGCGTGCCAGCCCTTTTCCAGAAAGGGATAAAGTCCGACTATGTTGCGACCGGCGACAGGATCACGTTGCGGATCAGTCCGATGCGCGGCGATCGTCCCGGCGGCCTGTGGCTCGGTTCGGTCGATGCCGAAGGTGTGGCCTTTGGCGCGGCTGAAGGACTCGAGCCGCCGCTGCCCCACAGCGAGGTTCTGCACGATCCAATCGCATCATCCGGCCAATCCGCTGCGATCGTGCAGGCCACGCCCGATCAATAA